DNA sequence from the Methanolobus psychrophilus R15 genome:
CATCGGAAAGTGTGGCTATTGATACGCTTAACGGCAAGCTCATCAGGGATGTTAATCCGGGCGAGCTGGTCATTTTCCGGGACGGTGAAATCGAATCCCATCAGCTTTTCCGTGAAACAACTTCTGCTCATTGTGTTTTCGAATACGTTTATTTTGCGCGCCCTGATTCTATTATCGACGGGAAACTCGTTTACAAGGTAAGGGAGCGCATCGGCGAGAGGCTGGCAAAAGAGCATCCTGTGGATGCTGATATGGTATCTCCTGTGCCTGACTCCGGTATCACTTCAGCTATAGGTTATTCCCGTCATTCCAATATCATCTATGAAGAGAGTCTGATGAAGAACCGTTATATCGGAAGGACTTTCATCCTGCCTGGCCAGGCAATGCGCGAAACTGCCGTGAGGCTCAAGATGAACACCATTGCAGAGAACATACGGGGCAGAAAGATAATCCTTGTAGATGACAGTATTGTCAGGGGCACTACCTCACGTCGTATCATCGATATGATAAAGAATGCAGGTGCTGCGGAAGTTCATGCACGCATAGGGAGCCCTCCGATAGTTGCGCCCTGTTATCTTGGCATAGACATGGCTTCAAGAGATGAGCTTATAGCTGCCCATAAAACAATAAAAGGCGTGGAAGCTGTCATTAATGCAGATTCTCTGGGCTACCTGAGCATTGAGGGTCTTGTGGAGTCTATAGGGATAGATCGGGATGACCTCTGTCTGGGTTGTCTTACAGGTGCCTATCCGGTTGATATTCCTGGAGAGAGGACCTGCCAACGCAGGCAGCTAAAGCTGCATGAGTTCTCTTGAAAGGGTTGACAGAGCGTACTTCTTCAGCACTTTTTCATGTCTGGTTTTGTAGGCAGTAACACTCTTTTATTTTAATGAGCCAGAGGGCAAATAGTGCTGCCTTCCTTTTTTTGCAAACTGGTAGTTCAGAAACCAATTTGGGTTTGCATCATAATGAATGTAAAACATGTACGTTCAGGCCCAAAGAGTGCTATAAGTATTCTGATAACTATAAAATTTATATGGAAAAGTAATATGGGGCCGGGATCGAGAATCGAACTCGAATCGTAGCCTCCACAGGGCCACAGGATAACCGCTACCCTACCCCGGCACAAGTAAGGTCTTTTGATTGAAAGCACCCCTTAGACGTCCTTTTCTTAGATAAAGGTTTCCTTTGTAAGGGCCTTTCTTGCAGCAAAAAAAGGAATAGTTAGTGAACTAAGAGTTTCCTTTTTGCAGGCAGGTCTGAAACACACTCCCCCTCGTCGTCACTGATGGATAATGATGTCTCCATATAATGGTCACATTTCCTGAACTTTGCCCAGAATACACTGCCGTTACCTGCAGGATTATCTTCCACGCCGACCTCTCCTTCCATGATCTCCGCTATCCTTTTAACTATTGCAAGTCCAAGGCCGGTCCCTTTAACACCTTTCTTATGCACCCGCTTGAAGCGTTCGAACACCTGCGCCTTGAGTTCATCAGGTATGCCTTCTCCCTGATCAGTGACCTCTACTTTCCACTGGTAATTAGAATCAATTACATCTATAATGATACCTGTGTTTTCAGGGCTATACTTTATAGCATTTGAGATGAAATTGGCAAATATTTCCTCAACTATCGGATTAACGAGCGAATGATAAGTCCCTGAAGCTCTCATCTCCACGTTCATCTGTTTATCAACGAGTTTTTGGTCGAACTGCTCAACAACATTCCTCAAAATAGTTCCTATGTCCATAATTTCAAGCTGTATGTTCTCTACGGATTCCAGTTTTGCGAATTTGGCTGCTGTCTCTATCATTTCTATGAGCTTATCGTTGTTGCGTTTTATCCCGTCCACGAGTACTTTCTG
Encoded proteins:
- a CDS encoding amidophosphoribosyltransferase, yielding MREECGVVGVVKHMVESHPVPASLQIYYGLYALQHRGQESSGITVHNGKDPMTIKGMGLVPEVFDKNALLELKGRVGIGHVRYSTCGDSMLENCQPFIVKYKSGTVAIAHNGNLVNSNELRRKLESEGHLFVASSDTEVIAHLLVKELLKYGITEAIGNVMKQLNGSYSLAIMIDDLLMAVRDPYGFKPLCIGSIDSGYAVASESVAIDTLNGKLIRDVNPGELVIFRDGEIESHQLFRETTSAHCVFEYVYFARPDSIIDGKLVYKVRERIGERLAKEHPVDADMVSPVPDSGITSAIGYSRHSNIIYEESLMKNRYIGRTFILPGQAMRETAVRLKMNTIAENIRGRKIILVDDSIVRGTTSRRIIDMIKNAGAAEVHARIGSPPIVAPCYLGIDMASRDELIAAHKTIKGVEAVINADSLGYLSIEGLVESIGIDRDDLCLGCLTGAYPVDIPGERTCQRRQLKLHEFS